The region ATTGTTACAAAAAAGGAGTAACGCCAGAGCAGTGCAATCTTGCTAGCTCTTACGCTGGGGCTGTTGGCATTCCTCAGTTTATGCCAAATAGTTTTGTATATACAGATGGCTATAAAACAAAAGTAGCTGATTTATCAAAAATGGAAGATGCAATAGTCTCAGCTAGTAAATTTTTAAACAAAAAAGCAGATTTTTCTAAACTTATAGAGTGGGATAAGATGCCAGATTTACCAGAGATAGAATCTTCATGGTATGACTTTGAACACAAACATAAAAATGCATCTTTGGTTTATGAAAAAAATAGACATGGCAAAAAATACAAATGTTTTACTTGTGGTAAAAAAGAGTTTGAGTATCTAAAAGAGTATGCCAAAAAAATTATGCGCTACAACAACTCATCTAACTATGCCATCGGAGTTATGCGACTCGCTTATGACTCTCACTTTTTGCTTAAAAAATAGTAGCTTTTAGTGTGTGAGTCTCTTTTGGCTTTATGAGTTTAAAGTCTTCATAAGCGTTAGCAGATTCGATGCAAACAAACTCTTTATAAGCATCTTCATTCATAGCACTCATACGTTTTGTTTTTTCTACCCAAGGGTTCCAAACAACAACAGAAGATGAGCCTTCATTTTTAATGCTTATAGTTTTATGTTTATCTATCAAAAAGATTTCGCTATATACATTTTGATAAACTCTATCGACCTCTTCTCTAAAAAAAATATCTCCATTTTGAACTTCTTGTTTATTTGTTAGTGCATCTAAGTATGGCTTTTTATCAAGACCTTTTACTCTTGCATCTGAGATATGCGAAATATTAAAATAAGTATGAAGTGCTTGTGTGATTTTAAAAGTTTTATCATCTAGGTTTGTAGTTTTTAGTTCTATACTTAGCTTATCTGAAATGCTCACTTTTAACTCCAACTCAAACTTGTATGCCCATAGTTTTAGACTCTCTTTTGAATGTGTAAGTTTTAAAATTACCTCTGTTGTATTAGCATCTAACTCGTTTGTTTTTATGTGCTCAAACATAGAAGTTCTTGCAAAACCATGTTGTGCTAAATCTGGGTTGTTCATACCAAAAGATGGCCAGCAGATGGGGATGCCACCACGGATGGCTTTTCCTTTTTCAAACTCACTTATTTGACTAAGCCATAAAAGAGGTTTATCTCCATGACGTGAGTAGTGAAAAATATGTGCTCCTTGAAGTGCAATTTTTGCAGATGCCAAGTTATTTTTTACTTCTATGAAATCTAGCAAGATTAACTCCAAGATGATTTTTTATGCCACTTTATTGCGTACATAAATATAAAAAAGTAACACAAAATGCCAAGAAGATAAGAGGATTGCATATCGGCATTTATTTGCGATACTTTTCCAAATACTAAAGGAAGTAGTGCTCCACCTGCTATTGCCATAATCAGAAGTGCGCTTCCTTTTGCTGTGTATTTTCCAAGTCCCTCTAAGGCTAAAGGCCAAATAGTTGGCCAAACAAGAGCATTTGCAAATCCTAAAAGTGCTACAAAAGTAACTGTATCTGGAAGAGTTGCGATGCCACTCCATCCCCATAAAATCTTAGATATTTGATGCGAAGTAGTTGAGCTAAAAGCGACTCCAATCAAAAACAACATCCCAACAAGAGCAGAACTCATCAATGCTTTTTCTTGTGAGATAAACTTTGGAATAAAAGCAACTCCAACAAGGTAGCCTAAAACCATAAAAACCATAGTGTATGAAGTTAATGTAGTAGCACTCTCAACACCTAAACTTTGTGCATAAAGTCCGATAGTATCTCCTGCTATAACCTCTATACCTACGTAAAAAAAGAGTGCAATTGCTCCAAGGACTACACGTGGAAAATGAAAAATAGTATCTTTATCGTAAGCATCTTCTTTTTCAA is a window of uncultured Sulfurimonas sp. DNA encoding:
- a CDS encoding D-hexose-6-phosphate mutarotase, whose product is MLDFIEVKNNLASAKIALQGAHIFHYSRHGDKPLLWLSQISEFEKGKAIRGGIPICWPSFGMNNPDLAQHGFARTSMFEHIKTNELDANTTEVILKLTHSKESLKLWAYKFELELKVSISDKLSIELKTTNLDDKTFKITQALHTYFNISHISDARVKGLDKKPYLDALTNKQEVQNGDIFFREEVDRVYQNVYSEIFLIDKHKTISIKNEGSSSVVVWNPWVEKTKRMSAMNEDAYKEFVCIESANAYEDFKLIKPKETHTLKATIF
- a CDS encoding sugar MFS transporter; translation: MHTKSSFFAMVIIGILFFIFGFVTWLNGSLIPFLKVICDLNEFQALFVTFAFYIAYTVMALPMASMLESTGYKSGMAIGLGVMSIGSLLFIPAALSGEFLIFLVALFTLGTGLTILQTASNPYVTLVGPLESAAMRISIMGLINKSAGVLAPLLFTSFILGDISSFSSQNLATLDTKELASRLVVPYIVMAIVLIFLMALVKLSSIPTLEFEKEDAYDKDTIFHFPRVVLGAIALFFYVGIEVIAGDTIGLYAQSLGVESATTLTSYTMVFMVLGYLVGVAFIPKFISQEKALMSSALVGMLFLIGVAFSSTTSHQISKILWGWSGIATLPDTVTFVALLGFANALVWPTIWPLALEGLGKYTAKGSALLIMAIAGGALLPLVFGKVSQINADMQSSYLLGILCYFFIFMYAIKWHKKSSWS